In the Flavobacterium sp. J372 genome, one interval contains:
- a CDS encoding penicillin-binding protein 1A, which yields MANNTAHNQDYSHYVRKFWKIFIVGFLSIIVFFLLASWGVFGRMPSFDQLENPDSNTATEIISSDGVTIGKFYLENRTPVKYADLPKHLVDALVATEDERFYDHSGIDTKGTLRAASTLGKSGGASTITQQLAKNLFHGEGSKFFLFRIVQKAKEWIIATRLERQYTKQEIIAMYLNTVDFVNNAVGIRSAAKTYFGKEPKELTVDEAAVFVGMLKNPYYLNPKTFPKDSKNRRNTVLGQMEKNGFITQAQKKAFESKPIVLKFSPESHKEGIATYFREYLRDFMKKWVKENLKEDGSEYDIYRDGLKIYVTIDSKMQQYAEEAVDAHLANLQEEFFIQQKKNKNAPFINISDAETQKILARSMKNSERWRIMNEKGFSEEDITASFNKKTKMRVFTWKGEKDTLMTPMDSIRYYKHFLQTGVMSMEPQTGYVKAWVGGINYKHFQYDHVAQGARQVGSTFKPFVYATAIEQLHMSPCDSIIDGPFSMPKGKYGIDADWHPQNSNGQFRGMVTLKSALAHSINTVSAKLIDKVGPKAVVDMTKNLGVNSNIPEQPAIALGAVEITVSDMVAAYSTFANQGMYVKPVVIKKIEDKKGTTLYQNVPETKEVLSKDIAYAVIKLLEGVTESGSGARLKWGGGGGSGYNRMTGYPYAITNPIAGKTGTTQNQSDGWFVGMVPNLATGVWVGNEDRSAHFKSLLYGQGATMALPIWGIYMRKIYDDDTMVYKVSEKPFERPANLSIKVDCWKPPVVKDSTAVDSTAIDDEFDF from the coding sequence ATGGCAAATAATACAGCACACAATCAGGATTATTCACATTACGTCAGGAAATTCTGGAAGATTTTCATAGTAGGCTTCCTCTCAATTATCGTTTTCTTCCTTTTGGCTTCATGGGGCGTTTTCGGTAGAATGCCGAGCTTTGACCAGCTTGAAAATCCGGACAGCAATACTGCTACCGAAATCATCTCAAGCGATGGCGTTACCATAGGTAAGTTTTATCTCGAAAACCGCACACCGGTAAAGTATGCCGACCTGCCGAAACACCTTGTAGATGCACTGGTTGCTACTGAAGATGAGCGTTTTTATGACCATTCTGGCATCGACACAAAAGGTACGCTGAGGGCCGCATCAACATTGGGTAAGAGCGGCGGTGCAAGTACCATAACCCAGCAATTGGCCAAGAACCTTTTCCATGGCGAAGGCTCCAAGTTCTTTCTGTTTCGTATTGTGCAGAAAGCCAAGGAATGGATCATTGCCACGCGCCTTGAACGCCAATACACCAAGCAGGAAATCATTGCGATGTACCTCAACACGGTAGATTTTGTAAACAATGCAGTAGGTATTCGTTCGGCAGCTAAAACGTACTTCGGTAAAGAACCGAAAGAGCTTACTGTTGATGAGGCAGCCGTATTTGTAGGCATGCTGAAGAACCCGTACTATCTTAACCCGAAAACTTTCCCGAAAGATTCTAAAAACCGACGGAATACGGTACTGGGCCAGATGGAAAAGAACGGTTTTATTACTCAGGCGCAGAAGAAAGCGTTTGAAAGTAAGCCAATTGTACTGAAATTCTCTCCTGAAAGCCATAAAGAAGGTATCGCCACTTACTTCCGTGAATACCTGCGTGATTTCATGAAAAAATGGGTGAAAGAGAACCTTAAGGAAGATGGCTCTGAATATGACATCTACAGAGATGGCCTTAAAATATATGTAACAATAGATTCAAAAATGCAGCAATATGCTGAAGAAGCTGTTGATGCGCATCTTGCAAATCTTCAGGAAGAGTTTTTCATCCAGCAAAAGAAAAACAAAAACGCACCATTTATAAATATTTCTGATGCCGAAACCCAAAAAATACTTGCCCGCTCTATGAAAAATAGTGAGCGCTGGCGTATTATGAACGAGAAAGGTTTCAGTGAGGAAGATATAACAGCGTCTTTCAACAAAAAAACGAAAATGAGGGTATTTACCTGGAAAGGCGAAAAAGACACGCTTATGACACCTATGGATTCCATCAGGTATTACAAGCACTTCCTTCAAACGGGCGTAATGTCTATGGAACCGCAAACAGGCTACGTGAAAGCCTGGGTTGGCGGCATCAATTACAAGCATTTCCAGTATGATCACGTAGCGCAGGGCGCAAGGCAGGTAGGTTCAACATTTAAGCCGTTTGTATATGCAACCGCTATTGAGCAGCTGCATATGTCGCCATGCGATTCGATTATTGACGGGCCTTTCTCTATGCCAAAAGGCAAATACGGTATAGATGCCGACTGGCACCCGCAAAACAGCAACGGGCAGTTCCGCGGCATGGTAACGCTTAAATCGGCCCTTGCCCACTCCATTAACACTGTTTCAGCCAAACTGATTGATAAAGTTGGCCCCAAAGCGGTGGTTGACATGACAAAAAACCTTGGTGTTAATTCAAATATACCTGAACAGCCGGCCATTGCACTGGGCGCGGTTGAAATTACCGTAAGCGACATGGTTGCTGCATACAGCACCTTTGCCAACCAGGGAATGTATGTAAAACCTGTGGTTATTAAAAAAATTGAAGATAAAAAAGGTACAACACTGTACCAGAATGTGCCTGAAACAAAAGAAGTACTGAGCAAAGACATTGCATACGCTGTAATAAAGCTTCTTGAAGGCGTTACCGAAAGCGGTAGCGGCGCGCGCCTTAAGTGGGGCGGCGGAGGCGGCTCTGGCTACAACCGTATGACAGGTTATCCTTATGCCATAACCAATCCTATTGCAGGTAAAACAGGTACTACGCAAAACCAGAGCGACGGCTGGTTTGTGGGTATGGTTCCCAATCTTGCAACCGGCGTCTGGGTAGGTAATGAAGACCGCTCGGCACACTTTAAGAGCCTGCTGTATGGCCAGGGGGCTACAATGGCTTTGCCGATATGGGGCATTTATATGCGTAAGATTTATGATGATGATACTATGGTGTATAAGGTTTCGGAGAAGCCATTTGAGCGCCCGGCAAACCTGTCTATAAAAGTAGATTGCTGGAAGCCGCCTGTGGTAAAAGACTCAACTGCTGTGGATAGTACCGCCATTGACGACGAATTTGATTTTTAA
- a CDS encoding gliding motility lipoprotein GldH, with protein MRLKSSFIFLAALPMLISCDDKQVFDEYKSISGGTWNKDSIVGFDVEMTDTVARYNLFVNVRNNNSYPYNNLYLIVEMMQPGTNLAKVDTLQYQMANPDGTLMGEGFTDIKENKLWYKENVTFPKPGKYRFNIQQAVRQSGKIGGVQELDGITDIGFRIETAK; from the coding sequence ATGCGCCTAAAGAGTAGCTTCATTTTTTTAGCGGCTTTGCCAATGCTTATTTCCTGTGATGATAAGCAGGTTTTTGATGAGTATAAATCCATAAGCGGCGGCACATGGAACAAAGACAGCATTGTAGGTTTTGATGTTGAGATGACTGATACCGTTGCACGCTACAACCTGTTTGTGAACGTGCGCAACAACAACAGTTACCCATACAATAACCTTTACCTTATTGTAGAAATGATGCAGCCGGGCACAAATCTTGCTAAGGTTGATACGCTGCAGTACCAGATGGCGAACCCCGACGGTACGCTAATGGGCGAAGGCTTTACGGATATTAAAGAAAATAAGCTTTGGTACAAAGAAAATGTAACATTCCCAAAACCCGGCAAATATAGGTTTAACATACAGCAGGCGGTGCGACAGAGCGGTAAAATTGGCGGCGTGCAGGAGCTTGACGGCATTACAGACATAGGTTTCAGGATAGAAACGGCAAAATAA
- the ricT gene encoding regulatory iron-sulfur-containing complex subunit RicT has product MACTNCSTGSKDGTPRGCKNNGTCGTDSCNKLTVFDWLANMSLPGGQAPFDCVEVRFKNGRKEFYRNTEKLTLSIGDIVATEASPGHDIGIVTLTGELVKVQMKKKGVKDNAEILKIYRKASQKDIDIWSNARNKEEPMKVVAREIAIRLKLEMKISDIEFQGDGSKATFYYTAEDRVDFRQLIKDFAREFGTRIEMKQVGFRQEASRLGGIGSCGRELCCSTWLTDFRSVNTSAARYQQLSLNPQKLAGQCGKLKCCLNYELDTYLDALKGLPDMDTKLYTEKGDAICQKIDIFKGHMWFAYTNNMAHWHMIKADQVKEIMAVNKQKERVAALEDYVEEVVVATEEKTYQNVVGQDSLTRFDKPKQKNRKKPNKGGDRKEGGNTPNNRDNREKRPDNRENRPNRENREKRGDRPGNEQNRDAAGNNQPGPNKQSISAEGGENREKRNKNRNKNRNKNNKPTDQKDAPKE; this is encoded by the coding sequence GTTCAACGGGCTCCAAAGACGGCACGCCCCGCGGATGTAAAAATAACGGCACCTGCGGTACCGACAGCTGCAACAAACTTACTGTATTTGACTGGCTTGCAAACATGAGCCTTCCCGGGGGACAAGCCCCTTTTGACTGTGTTGAAGTGCGCTTTAAAAACGGGCGAAAGGAATTTTACCGCAATACAGAAAAACTGACTTTAAGCATTGGCGACATCGTTGCTACCGAAGCTTCACCCGGCCACGACATTGGTATTGTGACACTTACGGGTGAACTGGTAAAAGTGCAGATGAAGAAAAAAGGCGTAAAAGATAACGCCGAGATACTGAAAATTTACCGCAAGGCTTCGCAGAAAGACATTGACATCTGGAGCAACGCCCGCAATAAAGAAGAGCCGATGAAGGTTGTGGCACGCGAAATTGCTATTCGCCTCAAACTTGAAATGAAAATAAGTGATATTGAATTTCAGGGAGATGGCTCTAAGGCTACCTTTTACTATACCGCTGAAGACAGGGTGGATTTCCGCCAGTTGATAAAGGATTTTGCGCGTGAATTTGGCACCAGGATAGAGATGAAACAAGTGGGTTTCCGCCAGGAAGCTTCACGTTTAGGCGGAATCGGGTCATGCGGACGCGAATTGTGCTGCTCTACCTGGCTTACAGATTTCCGCAGCGTAAATACAAGCGCGGCACGTTACCAGCAATTATCACTCAATCCGCAAAAGCTTGCAGGACAATGCGGTAAACTAAAGTGCTGCCTTAATTATGAACTTGATACGTACCTGGATGCACTGAAAGGGCTTCCGGATATGGATACCAAACTTTACACCGAAAAAGGTGATGCCATCTGCCAGAAAATTGACATTTTTAAAGGGCATATGTGGTTTGCCTATACCAATAATATGGCGCATTGGCACATGATAAAGGCCGACCAGGTGAAAGAGATAATGGCAGTAAACAAGCAAAAAGAGCGTGTTGCTGCACTTGAAGATTATGTAGAAGAGGTTGTAGTTGCCACAGAAGAGAAAACCTACCAGAATGTTGTAGGCCAGGACAGCCTAACGCGTTTTGACAAGCCAAAGCAGAAAAACAGGAAGAAGCCGAATAAAGGCGGTGACAGAAAAGAAGGCGGAAATACGCCTAACAACCGCGACAACAGGGAAAAACGCCCTGATAACCGTGAAAACAGGCCAAATCGTGAGAATCGTGAAAAGCGCGGTGACAGGCCAGGCAATGAACAAAACCGTGATGCTGCAGGTAACAATCAGCCTGGCCCGAATAAGCAGAGCATAAGTGCTGAAGGTGGCGAAAACCGTGAAAAGCGCAACAAAAACAGGAATAAAAACCGAAACAAAAATAATAAACCTACAGACCAGAAAGATGCGCCTAAAGAGTAG